The following nucleotide sequence is from Siniperca chuatsi isolate FFG_IHB_CAS linkage group LG2, ASM2008510v1, whole genome shotgun sequence.
TTAGATCCctgatatttttactttattaacttGAGACTTATGTAATGTTTGGCATGAGGATGATATTATTAGACACATTTTGCAGCCAGTCGTAATCTCACGTTCAAAACTCAAATATGATTCTCACCTCACCAGGATCGACAGCATCTATAACATTTGTTGAAAAGAACAACCTTTTAAGAGATGCTGACAGTGGATAATATTCATGGGGTAAAATCTGAATTATGAATTAATTTTAGACAACaatccatgttttttttcatttgcattggCATGAATAATGCATAAAATATCACATGGTTGTTATAAATTCACCTCTGCACACTTACTCACACAGTCTTAATCTCTCACTAACCTTTTTAGACcatcaaacaaacagaaaagattCATGTTTCGGTTTCACATTCTATTATAACTACTTCTGTAACCAACTTTCACTCTCATGTTCCTCTAATGCTGGTATTGAacttaattttctttatttaacagctgtttgtcaaattaataatataataaattctTCTTTAGACCTTCTTTGTGGGATTTCTATCTTTATCATATattcacactgaaaaaaaaaacaaaaaccccaaacagtcatttaaaaggtttaaaagtCTTTATTTGGGTGCGTCTTCACAGTTGAGCACAGCTGTTGCAGCTGGTTGGCTGTGATATGTTTGGCCGCAGCGTTCAGCCTCACCACATCACTCAGCAAGCTGCAGTACACAAGACAGGGATGTTTATTAGCAACCACATACACAGTGTCATAGAGTTACTCATGACGGCACTAGAGATCACATGAGACGGCTATGTGAGGTCATCTTTAACCGAGGATTACATCCAGTCCCTTCTAAGATTAGTTCTTGTTATGAAGCCTGCTGGCTAATTTTAATAAATACTTCCAAAGGTCATACAGTTTGGCAGTGTACTGTAATATGAAATGCATTATGTATTAAGTTCACTAACCTTGCTACCCTGATCCCTGGTGCGGGCCCGGAGCTTGTTGGCCTGCGATTCGGCCATGTCAGCCCTCTCCTCTGCATCATCAAGCTCATGCTGGAGCTTCCTGTACTTAGACAGGTTGGTGTTtgcctgctcctcctgcagagaggaggaaaccaAGAAAACAACTGAGTGTACAGGGAACTAAAGGGGTGCTCAGGCTCTTCAGTTATTTTTCTACTATATAAACCACTCCAGCTATAGGTAATGATGTGGTCAAGATGATAAGTTACAAGTACAATAATGCTAAACTACTGATAGTGGACTCACCGCTTCTTCAGTCTGTCTCTTGTAACTCTTCACCTTGGCTTGCATCTTGTCGATGAGGTCCTGCAGGCGGACCAGGTTCTTCTTGTCTTCCTCACCCTGCACAAATAGCACAGGGAGTCTTACCCTTTTTTCAatttgtaaaatcaaaacacatgcatttatattttacacCCCAGAGTGCTGTATGTGCAAACAGGTGGTTTACCTGGTAGGAGAGCTCTTTGATTCTCCTCTCATACTTGCGTACTCCCTTCTGATACTCTTGGCTCTTCTTTTGCTCAGATTCCAGTTCATTCTCCAGTTCTTTGACCTAGCAGCAAGATCAGAAAATGACCAGTCCACtcattacaaattacaaacaaaactCATTACCCATTACAAGGATTATCAGGTGCAAGAGTGACCACATAAGCATTTCATTTGTCTTATCTCTCACCCTGGCCTCCAACTTCAGGACCTGCTTCTTGCCTCCCTTGAGGGCGATCTGCTCAGCCTCGTCCAGACGCATCTGCAGGTCTTTTATGGTCTGCTCCATGTTCTTCTTCATCCTTTCCAGATGGGCGCTGGTGTCCTGctccttcttcagctcctctgccaTCATGGCTGCCTGCAAATTAAAAGGATCAGTGTTAAATGGACATTAAGTAATCTCTAACTGTTCTGGAActaacagcagcaacatcaacaGGCCTCTGGCACAGCTTACAGTGGACTGTACGGAAGATGTAGGTAATCTGGTTAATTACAGCAGAGATCAAATTACAGAATATAACAAACAAAGTGAAGGCTGGAAAGTCAACCAGATCACTATCAAACCCCCTGTAGATAcatgttgagttattttgtagtgtaaatatGTTATACCATacactttatattttgtttattcaaGATCTTACATCAGTGATGGCCTTTTTGGCCTTCTCCTCTGCATTGCGGCACTCCTGCACAGCATCGTCCACCTCATTTGACAGCATGGACAGATCACTCTCCAGTTTCTTCTTCTGGTTGATCAGTCCAGTGTTCTGGGGCAAAAGAGTCAATTTCAAGAATCATCTCAGgattaaaatgtcagtttatcTTGTTTTCAATATGGTTTCTTTAATTGCTAAAACTGGTAACCACTCGCTGGGATTCAGTGGAACCTAACATACCATCAATAATCAGAGCAGCTGAACCAGAGCAACAAATAGGCtagaaaagcagaatattttcaGCTAACAACCACAAAGACTAGCTAGCTTGGAAAACGAAATACCCTCTTCACGCCCATCTACTAAAAGTAAATGGCCATCCTTTGATAAGCTATTTAtcaaagtgatttatttatcataaatGCACCACAGGGTGGTTTTAAATGCATCTTCCTACCTGAGAGTTCAACAAGTTGACTCTCTCAGTGGCCTCGAGCAGCTCATGCTCAGCTAACTTGCGTGCGCGGTCGCTCTGCTCCAGCAGAGCCCTTAGCTCCTCCACCTCAGCAGCCAGCAGGTTGTTGCGGCGCTCTGTCACCGCCACCTGCTCCTTCAGCTCCTCGTTCTGGTGAATAGTCTCATCAAGCTCCAACTGAATGTCCTGGAGTCACAGATTGTGTGCAAGCAAaagattttattacattacatattaACGCTGGAATTTGTTCTATGTACTAATTAATCTGACACATCAGGTAAGTTCATTGATTGGCTGCTAGATGACTCACCTTGATCTGAACCTGCAGGTTTCTCAGGAATTTCTGAGACTCTGAGGCCTGCCTGTTGGCATGGCTCAGCTGCACCTCCATCTCATTCAGGTCGCCCTCCATCTTCTTTCTCAGTCGCACTGCCTCGTTGCGAGACTTGGCCTCTGCATCCAAGGTGGCCTGCATGGACTCCAGTATTCTCTGGTGGTTACGGCTAGAAGGTGAAAGACGTTGTGAAGAGAATAATTAGGAGGAAGCAGTTTGCATTGAGCGGTTGATGGGATAGAATCACAGATCTGCTATAAAGAAGGACGAAAAGAGTAATCAATGAATCTCACCGAAGGCTGTCAATTTCCTCATCCTTCTCTGCCAGCTTCCTGTCAACATCAGCCTTGATCTGGTTAAGCTCCAGCTGGATGCGGAGAGATTTGCTTTCTTCATGCTCCAGAGTGCCCTGTGACAGACAGATGCTTAATGCTTGAAGATATTCTGTAGGTCATGTCAAAAAATATCTCAGACAACAAGAAGGAGGAAGTGAGAGATCTCAGCAAACTGCTTACTTCAGCTTCCTCCAGGGCCGCTTGAATCTCACTTTTCTCCATGTCCAGACCCTTCTTCATTTTCTCCAGCTCATGGATGGTCTTCACTCCCTGACTGATTTGATCTGACAGGTCAGCAATCTCCTCTGGGGGAGCAGAGATAGAAAAATAATTTAGATTTTGCATAAAGGCAAGGTAAAACTAATGCTCTGTTTTAATGCAACCTTCTAACTGGGCGTTCATGATGTGAGCTACAACAACAAGTACCTTGGAGGTTCTTGTTCTCCCTCTTGATAGTCTCCAGATGATCCAGGGTCTCCTCGTAGGAGTTCTTCAGTTTGAAGAGCTCTGTGCTCAGGCCACGAGACTCTTTTTGAGAGGTTTCCAGCTCTGATTGGCACTCTTCGTACTTCTGTCTCCACTCAGCCAGCACCTGGAGGAAACAATAAAGTACAGTGAAGTAAAAGTCATGAGTTGGCCTTGTTGTACCTGGTACCAGAACCCAATCCTACCAAGTCATCAGGTAGTAAGACAGATTTCCCAGCCAAAGCAATGCTCTGTAACAGCAGCCATCTGCTAATACCTTGTCAAAGTTGCGTTGCTTCTTGTCCaagacagcagctgcagcattgGCACGCTCCAGATCTATGACCAGGTCCTCGATCTCTGTCTGGAGCCGATGTTTAGTCTTCTCCAGGGAGGAGCACTTGGCATTGGAAGTCTCCACCGTCTCTTCAGCCTCCTGCAGACGTGTCACTAGCTTCTTCCTAATGAGAGGCAAACACATTTGCTGCTCATGCATTCAAATGATCATTGTGTACCATCATATTCTGTAAGTGAAAAATACATCTCACTCACTTGGCTTCCTCCAGCTCTTCAGTCCTCTGGATGGCGTCAGTTTCATACTTCGTCCTCCACTGAGCCACCTCAGCGTTGGCCTTGGACAGAGCTCTCTGCAGATCAGCCTTGGCCTCCTGCTCCTCGTCGTACTGCTCTCTCAGAAGATCACAGTCGTGTCGAGATGACTGCAGCGCATGGGCCAGGGCGTTCTTAGCCTTAAGAGATCAATCAAGATTGGTGGAGAGCAGTTAGTGAAACTGGAGGAACAGAGGTAGTTAACTATTGTAAATATCAACCACCGACTGATGCAGTGATAAGGAGCTGACCttattctcctcctccagctgtttctTGAGGTCCTCAACATTCTGGCTGAAGGAGTTCTTGGCACGCTGGAGCTGGGAGACCATGGCTTCCCGCTCTTCAAGCTTCCTGCTCAGCTCGCCTACATCAGGAGGTATCTGTGTTACTAACCGGTCTGTGAAATCTGTTTGTGAGATTTATGATAAAATGAAAGTTCCTTACCACTCTCAGCCTGAGCACGGGCCCTTTGGGTGTTGGTTTCGTTGAGCTGCCTCTGGAGCTCATCAGCCTTTGCTTTAGCCTCATTCATTTGGTCTTCATACAGACGACACATCTTCTCTGAAGTGGCCTGCAAACAAGAGATGGAAATTTCGTCTCGTTTGGTCCCATACTACTACTATCTTTCCGTGCGcttatcttctttttttctaccTACCTTGCCCTTGGAGAGCTGCTCCACAGTAGAGGCCAGATCGTCGACCTCCATCTTGGCCTcgctcctctccttctccagcttCTGCTTGACCCGCTGCAGGCTGTCGATCTGCTCGCTCAGCTCTGCAACGCTGTCAGCGTGCTTCTTGCGCAAGGCTGCCGTCGTGGCCTCGTGGTGCAGCATGGCTTCCTCCAGGTCTCGCCGCAGCTTCAGAAAATCCGCCTCTCTCTTCTTGTTCATCTCGATCTGGGCTGAGGTGGCCCCACCAGCCTCCTCCAGGCGCTCGCTCAGCTCTTCCAGCTCACGAGCCACATCGCTACGCTGCTTCTCCACTTTGGCCCTGCAAGCCCGGTCGGCCTCCAgctcttcctccagctcctctgtACGAGCCTGGAGGAAAGCAATGGTaagttattttgtcaaaatgatgtttaGTAACTGCTCTATTAGAGGTTAAGAGACTAGTTTCCACCTGTAGCTCCTTTATCTTCTTCTGGAGCTGATTGACCAAGGCTTGCTCATCTTCAATCCTTGTGCTcatctcattcatttcaaagtCTTTCCTGATAGAAAATAATTGGTGATCATCGTTAATCGTTAATTCTTAATAGCAAGATAACGTTTTTCTGTGAATACACCAACACTCTCACTTTTTCAGCTTCTCGTCGAGTTGCTGCTTGTCGTTCTCCAAGTCCATAACAGACTCCAAGGAGAGTTTCAGATCTCCCTCCAGCTTACGTCTGACCCGTTCCAGGTCCATACGCAGCTTCTTCTCTTGTTCCAGTGAGCCCTCCAGCTGATTTACAGTAGGAAGGTTGAATAATGTTACATGTTATGTACATGATGTGTCACCCCCTGTGGACTAAATGATATAATGATAttgttttcctctgcttttttAGGCTATAAATAAACTCACATCATCTACTTGTTGCTCCAGCTTTGCCTTGGCTTTGGTCAGAATGTTGACCTTGTCTTCTTCTGCCTGCAGGTCATCCAGAGTCTGCTGGTGAGCCTCCAGAAGAGCCTTCTTCTCCTTGGTCAGCTTCAGTATAGTTTCATCTAGAGCTGCCATTTCCTCAATCAGGTTCTTCACCTGCGAgccagaagaagaaaatatattgaCACTTTTCCCCCCTACACATACAATCCACTGAATGTGCTGTGGATCTTTCTGTGCCCTCTTGGCGCCCTCTTGATGCAACTCACTGCTCTCCTTTTCCAATTTCCTTACCTTGTTCTCAGTGGCATGTTTCTCCTTTTCCACTTTAGCCAGAGTGATTTCAAGATCGTCAATGTCTTTCTTCAGCTCAGCGCACTCGTCCTCCAGCTTGCGCTTCTTGGCGAGCACATTAGCGCTcatctcctcctcgtcctccaaCCTCTCCATGATTTCTTTCACTTTGGCCTCCAGCTGGATCTTAGTTTTGATGAGAAGGTCACAGCGGTCCTCGGCATCTGCCAGATTGTCCTGCTCCTATGGGAGAGAGGCGAGAAAGAGTATACGTTCAGTGCATTCCCACACTACTACGGtatctttcttctttccaaaaGCTGAATGTGTGAATACTTTAGGAGTGCCACTTACTGCCTGCAGCTGTAGAGAGAGGTCATTCTTCTCTTGGATCAGGCTGACCTgcctctcctccagctctttgcGCTTGACCTCAGATTTTTCCAAAGCCTCCTTAAGCTTGGCCAGCTCCTCCTTCAGAGAGACCAGCTCTTTCTCAGTGGTGGCGCTCCTCAGGAGAGGCTTGATTTTGAAGAAGAGCTTCATCCAGGGCCAGTGCTTGACAGCGTTGAAGGCCCGGATGTTCCACTGGATGATCATCAGAGCCTCCCTGAAAACAGGACAAAATAAAAGGAGGGAATGGAAGAGTGAGGATTTTTCTACCACAAAAGTTTTTCTTGtcaggttaaaaacaaatctaaaatggcACAGAGACCAGTCAGGTATACTTGTACCCCAGGGAGGTATTTCTGCAATTGCCAAGGGGTACATGTAATAATTGTGGAAtagctcaactaatttgaaaaaaaaaacaaaccccaattatgatttgatttaaaaatatatatccacataCTGAGTCAGCTGAAACACCCAAACACAGCAGTTTGGGATTGAGAGTGCGTGAAAAGTCTAGTTAACAAGCAGGTAGAGAGgtctaaacagttagctaaaagtaatggataaatggttgaaaatagctaaaagtaataaatcAATCATAAATCAATCATTTGGATGTCCCTGCCAACAGTTAAAATAGTTAGATAAAAGTACTGAATAAATGCCAAGTTAAAAGTAATTGATTAATGGTTGaactagttagctaaaagta
It contains:
- the myh7ba gene encoding myosin, heavy chain 7B, cardiac muscle, beta a isoform X2: MSADHDLEKHSIKEGTSHQAVISLWSSWGQWTTFCLCLEFLTSSVSLVRPVATMSRFDTKEFGEAAPFLRKSDLELLAAHTIASDGKKRAWIPDEKEAYIEIEIKELSGDKVIVETKDGKTLTVKDCDIQQMNPPKFDMIEDMAMLTHLNEASVLYNLRRRYSAWMIYTYSGLFCVTVNPYKWLPVYTAPVVAVYKGKRRSEVPPHIYSIADNAYNDMLRNRENQSMLITGESGAGKTVNTKRVIQYFAIVAALGDTPAKKAQGPATKTGGTLEDQIIEANPAMEAFGNAKTLRNDNSSRFGKFIRIHFGPTGKLASADIDIYLLEKSRVIFQQPGERSYHIYYQIMSQKKPELLDMLLVSSNPYDYHFCSQGVTTVENMDDGQELMATDHAMDILGFLPDEKYGCYKIVGAIMHFGNMKFKQRQREEQAEADGTESADKASYLMGVSSADLIKGLLHPRVKVGNEYVVKGQNVEQVTYAVGALAKATYDRMFKWLVIRINRTLYTSLPRQYFIGVLDIAGFEIFELNSFEQLCINFTNEKLQQFFNHHMFILEQEEYKREGIEWTFIDFGLDLQACIDLIEKPLGIMSILEEECMFPKATDNSFKAKMYDNHIGKSPNFQKPRPDKKRKYEAHFELVHYAGVVPYNIIGWLDKNKDPLNETVVACFRKSSNKLLASLYENYVGSDAAFDSKTGSKEKRKKAASFQTVSQVHKENLNKLMTNLRSTQPHFVRCIIPNETKTPGIMDPFMVLHQLRCNGVLEGIRICRKGFPNRLLYAEFKQRYRILNPHAIPDDKFVDSRKAAEKLLASLDIDHNQYKFGHTKVFFKAGLLGHLEELRDERLAKVLTLLQAAARGKIMRMELLKLMERREALMIIQWNIRAFNAVKHWPWMKLFFKIKPLLRSATTEKELVSLKEELAKLKEALEKSEVKRKELEERQVSLIQEKNDLSLQLQAEQDNLADAEDRCDLLIKTKIQLEAKVKEIMERLEDEEEMSANVLAKKRKLEDECAELKKDIDDLEITLAKVEKEKHATENKVKNLIEEMAALDETILKLTKEKKALLEAHQQTLDDLQAEEDKVNILTKAKAKLEQQVDDLEGSLEQEKKLRMDLERVRRKLEGDLKLSLESVMDLENDKQQLDEKLKKKDFEMNEMSTRIEDEQALVNQLQKKIKELQARTEELEEELEADRACRAKVEKQRSDVARELEELSERLEEAGGATSAQIEMNKKREADFLKLRRDLEEAMLHHEATTAALRKKHADSVAELSEQIDSLQRVKQKLEKERSEAKMEVDDLASTVEQLSKGKATSEKMCRLYEDQMNEAKAKADELQRQLNETNTQRARAQAESGELSRKLEEREAMVSQLQRAKNSFSQNVEDLKKQLEEENKAKNALAHALQSSRHDCDLLREQYDEEQEAKADLQRALSKANAEVAQWRTKYETDAIQRTEELEEAKKKLVTRLQEAEETVETSNAKCSSLEKTKHRLQTEIEDLVIDLERANAAAAVLDKKQRNFDKVLAEWRQKYEECQSELETSQKESRGLSTELFKLKNSYEETLDHLETIKRENKNLQEEIADLSDQISQGVKTIHELEKMKKGLDMEKSEIQAALEEAEGTLEHEESKSLRIQLELNQIKADVDRKLAEKDEEIDSLRRNHQRILESMQATLDAEAKSRNEAVRLRKKMEGDLNEMEVQLSHANRQASESQKFLRNLQVQIKDIQLELDETIHQNEELKEQVAVTERRNNLLAAEVEELRALLEQSDRARKLAEHELLEATERVNLLNSQNTGLINQKKKLESDLSMLSNEVDDAVQECRNAEEKAKKAITDAAMMAEELKKEQDTSAHLERMKKNMEQTIKDLQMRLDEAEQIALKGGKKQVLKLEARVKELENELESEQKKSQEYQKGVRKYERRIKELSYQGEEDKKNLVRLQDLIDKMQAKVKSYKRQTEEAEEQANTNLSKYRKLQHELDDAEERADMAESQANKLRARTRDQGSKLAE
- the myh7ba gene encoding myosin, heavy chain 7B, cardiac muscle, beta a isoform X1 — encoded protein: MSADHDLEKHSIKEGTSHQAVISLWSSWGQWTTFCLCLEFLTSSVSLVRPVATMSRFDTKEFGEAAPFLRKSDLELLAAHTIASDGKKRAWIPDEKEAYIEIEIKELSGDKVIVETKDGKTLTVKDCDIQQMNPPKFDMIEDMAMLTHLNEASVLYNLRRRYSAWMIYTYSGLFCVTVNPYKWLPVYTAPVVAVYKGKRRSEVPPHIYSIADNAYNDMLRNRENQSMLITGESGAGKTVNTKRVIQYFAIVAALGDTPAKKAQGPATKTGGTLEDQIIEANPAMEAFGNAKTLRNDNSSRFGKFIRIHFGPTGKLASADIDIYLLEKSRVIFQQPGERSYHIYYQIMSQKKPELLDMLLVSSNPYDYHFCSQGVTTVENMDDGQELMATDHAMDILGFLPDEKYGCYKIVGAIMHFGNMKFKQRQREEQAEADGTESADKASYLMGVSSADLIKGLLHPRVKVGNEYVVKGQNVEQVTYAVGALAKATYDRMFKWLVIRINRTLYTSLPRQYFIGVLDIAGFEIFELNSFEQLCINFTNEKLQQFFNHHMFILEQEEYKREGIEWTFIDFGLDLQACIDLIEKPLGIMSILEEECMFPKATDNSFKAKMYDNHIGKSPNFQKPRPDKKRKYEAHFELVHYAGVVPYNIIGWLDKNKDPLNETVVACFRKSSNKLLASLYENYVGSDAAFDSKTGSKEKRKKAASFQTVSQVHKENLNKLMTNLRSTQPHFVRCIIPNETKTPGIMDPFMVLHQLRCNGVLEGIRICRKGFPNRLLYAEFKQRYRILNPHAIPDDKFVDSRKAAEKLLASLDIDHNQYKFGHTKVFFKAGLLGHLEELRDERLAKVLTLLQAAARGKIMRMELLKLMERREALMIIQWNIRAFNAVKHWPWMKLFFKIKPLLRSATTEKELVSLKEELAKLKEALEKSEVKRKELEERQVSLIQEKNDLSLQLQAEQDNLADAEDRCDLLIKTKIQLEAKVKEIMERLEDEEEMSANVLAKKRKLEDECAELKKDIDDLEITLAKVEKEKHATENKVKNLIEEMAALDETILKLTKEKKALLEAHQQTLDDLQAEEDKVNILTKAKAKLEQQVDDLEGSLEQEKKLRMDLERVRRKLEGDLKLSLESVMDLENDKQQLDEKLKKKDFEMNEMSTRIEDEQALVNQLQKKIKELQARTEELEEELEADRACRAKVEKQRSDVARELEELSERLEEAGGATSAQIEMNKKREADFLKLRRDLEEAMLHHEATTAALRKKHADSVAELSEQIDSLQRVKQKLEKERSEAKMEVDDLASTVEQLSKGKATSEKMCRLYEDQMNEAKAKADELQRQLNETNTQRARAQAESGELSRKLEEREAMVSQLQRAKNSFSQNVEDLKKQLEEENKAKNALAHALQSSRHDCDLLREQYDEEQEAKADLQRALSKANAEVAQWRTKYETDAIQRTEELEEAKKKLVTRLQEAEETVETSNAKCSSLEKTKHRLQTEIEDLVIDLERANAAAAVLDKKQRNFDKVLAEWRQKYEECQSELETSQKESRGLSTELFKLKNSYEETLDHLETIKRENKNLQEEIADLSDQISQGVKTIHELEKMKKGLDMEKSEIQAALEEAEGTLEHEESKSLRIQLELNQIKADVDRKLAEKDEEIDSLRRNHQRILESMQATLDAEAKSRNEAVRLRKKMEGDLNEMEVQLSHANRQASESQKFLRNLQVQIKDIQLELDETIHQNEELKEQVAVTERRNNLLAAEVEELRALLEQSDRARKLAEHELLEATERVNLLNSQNTGLINQKKKLESDLSMLSNEVDDAVQECRNAEEKAKKAITDAAMMAEELKKEQDTSAHLERMKKNMEQTIKDLQMRLDEAEQIALKGGKKQVLKLEARVKELENELESEQKKSQEYQKGVRKYERRIKELSYQGEEDKKNLVRLQDLIDKMQAKVKSYKRQTEEAEEQANTNLSKYRKLQHELDDAEERADMAESQANKLRARTRDQGSKVSELNT
- the myh7ba gene encoding myosin, heavy chain 7B, cardiac muscle, beta a isoform X3, encoding MEAFGNAKTLRNDNSSRFGKFIRIHFGPTGKLASADIDIYLLEKSRVIFQQPGERSYHIYYQIMSQKKPELLDMLLVSSNPYDYHFCSQGVTTVENMDDGQELMATDHAMDILGFLPDEKYGCYKIVGAIMHFGNMKFKQRQREEQAEADGTESADKASYLMGVSSADLIKGLLHPRVKVGNEYVVKGQNVEQVTYAVGALAKATYDRMFKWLVIRINRTLYTSLPRQYFIGVLDIAGFEIFELNSFEQLCINFTNEKLQQFFNHHMFILEQEEYKREGIEWTFIDFGLDLQACIDLIEKPLGIMSILEEECMFPKATDNSFKAKMYDNHIGKSPNFQKPRPDKKRKYEAHFELVHYAGVVPYNIIGWLDKNKDPLNETVVACFRKSSNKLLASLYENYVGSDAAFDSKTGSKEKRKKAASFQTVSQVHKENLNKLMTNLRSTQPHFVRCIIPNETKTPGIMDPFMVLHQLRCNGVLEGIRICRKGFPNRLLYAEFKQRYRILNPHAIPDDKFVDSRKAAEKLLASLDIDHNQYKFGHTKVFFKAGLLGHLEELRDERLAKVLTLLQAAARGKIMRMELLKLMERREALMIIQWNIRAFNAVKHWPWMKLFFKIKPLLRSATTEKELVSLKEELAKLKEALEKSEVKRKELEERQVSLIQEKNDLSLQLQAEQDNLADAEDRCDLLIKTKIQLEAKVKEIMERLEDEEEMSANVLAKKRKLEDECAELKKDIDDLEITLAKVEKEKHATENKVKNLIEEMAALDETILKLTKEKKALLEAHQQTLDDLQAEEDKVNILTKAKAKLEQQVDDLEGSLEQEKKLRMDLERVRRKLEGDLKLSLESVMDLENDKQQLDEKLKKKDFEMNEMSTRIEDEQALVNQLQKKIKELQARTEELEEELEADRACRAKVEKQRSDVARELEELSERLEEAGGATSAQIEMNKKREADFLKLRRDLEEAMLHHEATTAALRKKHADSVAELSEQIDSLQRVKQKLEKERSEAKMEVDDLASTVEQLSKGKATSEKMCRLYEDQMNEAKAKADELQRQLNETNTQRARAQAESGELSRKLEEREAMVSQLQRAKNSFSQNVEDLKKQLEEENKAKNALAHALQSSRHDCDLLREQYDEEQEAKADLQRALSKANAEVAQWRTKYETDAIQRTEELEEAKKKLVTRLQEAEETVETSNAKCSSLEKTKHRLQTEIEDLVIDLERANAAAAVLDKKQRNFDKVLAEWRQKYEECQSELETSQKESRGLSTELFKLKNSYEETLDHLETIKRENKNLQEEIADLSDQISQGVKTIHELEKMKKGLDMEKSEIQAALEEAEGTLEHEESKSLRIQLELNQIKADVDRKLAEKDEEIDSLRRNHQRILESMQATLDAEAKSRNEAVRLRKKMEGDLNEMEVQLSHANRQASESQKFLRNLQVQIKDIQLELDETIHQNEELKEQVAVTERRNNLLAAEVEELRALLEQSDRARKLAEHELLEATERVNLLNSQNTGLINQKKKLESDLSMLSNEVDDAVQECRNAEEKAKKAITDAAMMAEELKKEQDTSAHLERMKKNMEQTIKDLQMRLDEAEQIALKGGKKQVLKLEARVKELENELESEQKKSQEYQKGVRKYERRIKELSYQGEEDKKNLVRLQDLIDKMQAKVKSYKRQTEEAEEQANTNLSKYRKLQHELDDAEERADMAESQANKLRARTRDQGSKVSELNT